Proteins encoded by one window of Pelmatolapia mariae isolate MD_Pm_ZW linkage group LG14, Pm_UMD_F_2, whole genome shotgun sequence:
- the LOC134641249 gene encoding protein FAM222B-like: MLARLPASVKPTIRLLSRTQMNTGPPKWETTQKMRSASYPTPAELDAYAKKVANNPLTIQIFPSSVKVPQKKHIRRTVNGLDTSLSNQRQSPYSSQVGTSGGLLAVLRAPVKNSDTSHARQLHNSVMNPHSGPYTTESTLNHPQPAPHLQGPSQSALQKQNLVHPQALQQQHRLTHPMALQQPHPQALQQRNMARSQALQQQQSLSQIQAPQQQRLAHPQGMQRQQSLPHTQTVQQQPQQGQSCSSVVPQQHLSHLQSLKHQAAPPQALLSQQGVTQDLRHISDGSQLPSMQHTQGLVGSQALPQAVAAGPPTMPNCPQQARLGPYGPQKLPDPDAPPNITVSTSTIPLSMAASLHQNRPGDLSIIVHQINQLCQARAGMGTTSVCEGQIANPSPISRNLLINASSRVSSHHPALGNVPSSLMVGPPDKAAAQAPSVSLNSQQSIAAANSVPAFHTNPEKVAQQQLQHHLHQQKQQQQQHFQQLQQLQQQRSWAQHQLAHMQQPPEGANPCKNPRMEPPAECAFPSRNLSYSHKLPNSAQSFPLNHPAEKPQPSSPVKCPASSMPYINGHYMKPPWSSVQATAGNNGPQDLSMAFQGGQAAASRDRIPGAKYRPGKEGPNDQSELMQNVDFLGGDFQMPSFQEQNVDAMGNIHRSARSQVQEPGSSGAVHAHRPGYC; the protein is encoded by the exons ATGCTGGCCCGCCTGCCAGCATCAGTTAAGCCTACCATCAGACTACTTTCCCGCACGCAGATGAACACTGGACCTCCAAAAT GGGAAACTACACAGAAAATGAGATCTGCCAGCTATCCAACCCCAGCAGAGTTGGATGCCTATGCTAAGAAAGTTGCCAACAACCCTTTGACCATCCAGATCTTCCCGAGCAGCGTCAAAGTACCTCAAAAGAAGCACATTCGTCGCACAGTCAACGGGCTTGACACATCCTTGTCCAACCAACGCCAGAGTCCCTACTCCTCTCAGGTCGGCACCAGTGGTGGCCTGCTGGCTGTCCTCCGTGCACCTGTCAAAAACTCAGACACTAGCCACGCCCGACAACTACATAATTCAGTCATGAACCCTCACAGTGGGCCCTACACCACTGAAAGCACTTTAAACCATCCTCAGCCTGCTCCTCACCTACAGGGTCCGTCTCAGTCTGCACTCCAGAAGCAGAACTTGGTTCACCCTCAAGCACTACAGCAACAGCACCGTTTGACTCATCCAATGGCTTTACAGCAGCCTCACCCACAAGCTTTACAGCAAAGGAATATGGCTCGTTCACAAGCTCTCCAGCAGCAACAGAGCTTGTCCCAGATTCAGGCGCCACAGCAGCAGAGATTGGCTCATCCACAGGGTATGCAGAGACAGCAGAGCCTCCCTCACACCCAGACTGTGCAGCAACAGCCACAGCAGGGCCAGTCATGTTCGTCAGTTGTACCACAGCAGCATCTTTCTCATCTGCAGTCACTAAAGCATCAGGCGGCTCCTCCACAAGCTTTACTTTCACAGCAAGGAGTGACTCAGGATCTGCGCCACATATCTGATGGATCTCAGCTTCCGAGCATGCAGCACACCCAGGGGCTAGTTGGGTCGCAGGCCCTTCCCCAGGCTGTTGCTGCAGGCCCTCCTACCATGCCTAATTGCCCCCAGCAAGCCCGACTGGGACCTTATGGGCCGCAGAAGCTCCCTGACCCAGATGCCCCACCAAATATAACTGTATCTACCTCCACCATCCCACTGTCCATGGCAGCCAGCCTGCATCAGAACAGACCTGGTGACCTGAGCATCATTGTGCACCAAATCAACCAACTGTGTCAGGCTCGGGCTGGTATGGGCACCACCTCAGTCTGTGAGGGACAGATTGCAAACCCCAGCCCCATTAGCCGCAACCTGCTCATCAATGCCAGCTCAAGGGTGTCCTCTCACCACCCAGCTCTGGGCAACGTACCCAGCAGCCTCATGGTGGGACCACCAGACAAAGCTGCAGCCCAAGCTCCCAGCGTTTCTCTCAATTCACAGCAGAGTATAGCTGCTGCTAATAGTGTACCTGCTTTTCACACCAACCCTGAGAAGGTGgcgcagcagcagcttcagcaccatttacatcagcagaaacaacagcagcagcaacattttcagcagcttcagcagctgcagcagcaacgCTCCTGGGCTCAGCATCAGTTAGCCCACATGCAGCAGCCTCCTGAGGGGGCCAATCCTTGCAAGAATCCAAGGATGGAACCTCCAGCTGAGTGTGCTTTCCCCTCCAGAAACCTCTCCTACAGCCACAAGCTACCAAACAGTGCACAGAGCTTTCCCCTAAATCATCCTGCAGAAAAACCGCAACCCTCATCCCCTGTTAAATGCCCAGCAAGTTCTATGCCTTACATTAATGGCCACTACATGAAGCCACCGTGGAGCAGCGTTCAAGCAACAGCAGGAAACAATGGCCCTCAAGACCTCTCAATGGCTTTCCAGGGAGGACAGGCTGCTGCTTCCAGAGACAGAATCCCAGGGGCAAAGTATAGGCCAGGGAAGGAGGGTCCTAATGACCAGTCAGAGCTGATGCAGAATGTGGATTTCTTAGGTGGGGATTTTCAGATGCCCAGCTTTCAGGAGCAGAATGTGGATGCAATGGGGAATATACACAGGTCCGCCAGGAGCCAAGTTCAGGAACCTGGCAGCAGCGGAGCAGTCCATGCTCATCGCCCAGGCTACTGTTAA
- the LOC134640718 gene encoding piggyBac transposable element-derived protein 4-like has protein sequence MARYYKTEEVVDILMRSDCQDLSSSPAKSDSDSGGDTDDSSLHTDHQESSSDFSSGDENEGGTHEEAAAWTSKNGKKWSPTYTKTLRYVAAPTGLIPGPTHYAVARITDPLSSFRLFITDGIIQHIVSMTNLQGRREISVWRDLDSDEMLAYMGLLILSGVYRSKHEPLTSLWGEKTGRRIFRASMSQKRFSHITRALRFDDKLTRPARRTNKLAPIRQVWDMWAHRLPMLFSPDRDVTVDEQLVPFKGRCSFRQYIPKKPAKYAIKVWAACDVKTSYAWRLQVYTGRAAGELAEVNQGMRVVLQMTDGLQGHVVTCDNFFTSFELAEELLKNKMALDGTIRQNKTEIPPVLRQTRGRAVYSSTFAFSLKHTLVSYIPRRGRNVLLLSTKHRRPEVSDDERKKPVIINDYNQCKGGVDNLDKVVGTYSCRRRTNRWPMALFHNIIDVSLYNAFVLWTSVEQAWHQQKSHRRRLYIEEVGESLIKPHLSKRERLPRSSSAAELVRDAQDGAAAGPSGLTDPRGRKHCEFRLEKRRRVGNTCSKCGRFTCRAHSKFVCSHCST, from the exons ATGGCACGGTACTACAAGACCGAGGAAGTAGTAGACATCCTAATGCGCTCCGACTGCCAGGATCTCTCCTCTTCACCCGCCAAGAGTGACTCTGATTCCGGGGGTGACACGGATGATTCGTCTCTCCACACCGATCATCAGGAGTCGTCTTCTGATTTTTCTTCTGGAGATGAGAACGAGGGGGGGACGCACGAGGAAGCAGCGGCGTGGACCTCCAAAAATGGGAAGAAATGGTCCCCGACATACACCAAGACGCTGCGGTACGTCGCAGCACCCACAGGGCTTATTCCGGGACCGACCCACTACGCCGTCGCCCGAATTACTGACCCACTCTCCAGCTTCAGGTTGTTCATAACTGATGGGATTATACAGCATATCGTTTCAATGACAAACCTTCAGGGCAGACGCGAAATCTCAGTCTGGAGAGATTTAGACAGCGACGAAATGCTGGCTTATATGGGGCTGCTAATTTTGTCCGGTGTATACCGGTCAAAACACGAGCCCCTCACCAGCCTTTGGGGTGAGAAAACAGGAAGGAGGATTTTCCGTGCCTCAATGTCCCAGAAAAGATTTTCGCACATCACCCGGGCGCTCCGATTTGATGACAAGCTCACCCGACCTGCACGACGTACCAACAAATTGGCTCCCATTCGGCAGGTATGGGACATGTGGGCACACCGCCTGCCGATGTTGTTTAGTCCAGACCGGGACGTTACGGTGGATGAGCAGCTGGTACCGTTCAAGGGAAGGTGCAGTTTCCGCCAGTATATCCCCAAAAAGCCTGCTAAATACGCCATAAAGGTCTGGGCAGCATGCGACGTCAAGACATCATACGCCTGGCGGCTGCAGGTTTACACCGGGAGAGCAGCAGGCGAACTGGCCGAGGTAAATCAGGGGATGAGGGTCGTCCTGCAGATGACCGACGGGCTCCAGGGGCACGTCGTCACATGCGACAACTTTTTTACCTCATTTGAACTGGCAGAGGAACTCCTCAAGAATAAAATGGCTCTGGACGGCACAATCCGccagaacaaaacagaaattccACCCGTTTTGCGCCAGACGAGAGGGAGAGCCGTCTACTCCTCTACCTTTGCCTTTTCATTGAAACACACCCTAGTGTCGTACATTCCCCGACGGGGCAGGAATGTGCTTTTATTGAGCACCAAACATCGCAGGCCGGAGGTCAGcgatgacgagagaaaaaagccAGTGATCATCAACGACTACAATCAGTGCAAAGGAGGTGTCGACAACCTTGATAAG gTTGTCGGCACCTACTCCTGCAGGAGACGGACCAATCGATGGCCAATGGCCCTCTTTCATAACATCATAGACGTCTCCCTCTACAACGCCTTCGTGCTGTGGACCTCCGTAGAACAGGCCTGGCATCAGCAGAAGTCACACAGGAGGAGGCTGTACATAGAAGAGGTGGGAGAAAGCCTGATCAAGCCTCATTTGTCAAAAAGAGAGCGCCTTCCCCGCTCATCATCCGCTGCTGAATTAGTCAGAGATGCGCAGGATGGTGCTGCTGCAGGCCCCTCTGGATTGACAGATCCCAGGGGCAGGAAGCACTGTGAGTTTCGTTTGGAGAAAAGGAGGCGAGTTGGAAACACCTGCAGCAAATGTGGAAGGTTCACCTGCCGAGCCCACAGCAAATTTGTCTGCAGCCACTGCTCTACCTGA